A genomic segment from Methanolobus zinderi encodes:
- a CDS encoding type II secretion system F family protein, producing MKFKELFKKDLHPAEVSLTEEELCALEDSMVARKMEDSKKFVVFKEFLKSPGKTLFRNPEYTFILSVPVALLVFVFGMSMTWGTPLIDDVIVFTALIIITPPAIAYQKKYSNTDKIEEYLPTFLRDISEMSRAGLTLPRSVNTVSKGEYGALTTEVRKMDLSMSWGISFEQTLQNFANRVPTPIILRSVSLINQASRAGGRVSSVLEAAARDAREVKLLEQERRGNMMVYVVIIYMSFFVFLFVIAMLTSTFVPTMAEAGRAASAAGAGNQFIGAFDPAKYTRLMLHTAVIQGFMSGLVAGQMGEGAVSRGLKHSIIMTMIAWIVFTFLI from the coding sequence ATGAAGTTCAAGGAATTATTCAAGAAAGACCTGCATCCTGCTGAAGTGAGCCTTACTGAGGAGGAGTTGTGTGCACTTGAAGACTCCATGGTCGCCAGGAAAATGGAAGATTCAAAGAAATTTGTGGTCTTTAAAGAATTCCTCAAAAGTCCCGGAAAAACACTTTTCAGGAATCCTGAATATACGTTCATCCTGAGTGTTCCGGTAGCTTTGCTGGTATTTGTTTTCGGAATGTCCATGACATGGGGTACGCCACTTATAGATGATGTTATCGTTTTTACTGCATTGATAATAATCACGCCTCCTGCCATTGCATATCAGAAGAAGTACAGTAATACTGATAAGATCGAGGAATATCTGCCAACTTTTCTGAGGGATATCTCTGAAATGAGCAGGGCCGGCCTGACTCTTCCAAGATCTGTTAATACTGTTTCCAAGGGAGAATACGGGGCCCTGACAACAGAAGTCAGGAAGATGGATCTGTCAATGTCGTGGGGTATTTCCTTCGAGCAAACTCTTCAGAACTTTGCAAACAGGGTACCAACTCCCATCATACTCAGATCCGTATCCCTTATCAACCAGGCAAGCAGGGCCGGAGGTCGTGTCTCATCCGTACTGGAAGCTGCAGCCCGTGATGCAAGGGAAGTCAAACTGCTTGAGCAGGAAAGACGTGGAAATATGATGGTCTACGTGGTCATCATTTACATGTCGTTCTTTGTCTTCCTTTTTGTAATAGCAATGCTTACCTCCACGTTTGTCCCCACCATGGCCGAGGCCGGAAGAGCCGCATCTGCAGCAGGTGCCGGTAATCAGTTCATAGGTGCGTTCGACCCTGCTAAGTATACCCGGTTAATGCTTCATACCGCAGTTATACAGGGTTTCATGAGCGGACTCGTTGCGGGTCAGATGGGTGAGGGAGCTGTGTCCAGAGGACTGAAGCATTCCATAATCATGACAATGATAGCATGGATCGTTTTCACATTCCTGATCTGA
- a CDS encoding FumA C-terminus/TtdB family hydratase beta subunit, producing MEYHLTTPLKKEDILKFNTGDVVYISGTIFTARDEAHARILELTEKGEELPFDLEGSVIYHCGPLMQKREEKWEVVAAGPTTSARMSKMTPLLLEKHNVLALIGKGGMTNVSEALEDSCVYLAFTGGCAALAAENIKDVPTVHWLDLGMPEAVWELTVENFGPLIVGIDTKCSDLFSEIEERAGKVLSDLNI from the coding sequence ATGGAATACCACCTGACTACGCCTTTAAAGAAAGAGGATATCCTCAAGTTCAATACCGGCGATGTTGTCTACATATCAGGAACTATATTCACCGCAAGGGATGAAGCCCATGCACGCATACTGGAATTGACTGAAAAGGGAGAGGAACTTCCCTTTGACCTCGAAGGTTCTGTGATTTACCACTGCGGACCCCTGATGCAGAAAAGAGAAGAAAAATGGGAAGTTGTGGCAGCAGGACCTACCACAAGTGCACGTATGTCGAAAATGACACCACTGCTTCTGGAAAAACATAACGTTCTTGCACTTATAGGAAAAGGTGGAATGACAAACGTCAGCGAGGCTCTGGAAGATAGCTGTGTCTACCTGGCATTCACCGGAGGATGTGCAGCCCTTGCTGCGGAGAATATAAAAGATGTGCCGACCGTCCACTGGCTGGATCTGGGGATGCCTGAGGCAGTATGGGAACTTACGGTAGAGAATTTTGGCCCGCTCATAGTCGGTATTGATACAAAATGCAGTGACCTTTTTTCAGAAATAGAAGAAAGGGCCGGAAAGGTACTTTCCGACCTTAATATCTAA
- a CDS encoding fumarate hydratase encodes MSDISHNDVVSATVDILKSAETVLPEDVVNSLKAAKQNESSSVAKAQLEAILKNIEIAGKSGIPMCQDTGILIFFVEIGREIRLDFDLEDAIIEGVRQATESIPLRPNAVHPLTRNNKGDNVGDGIPDIKYDFVEGDRIRITVAPKGAGSENMSALKMFNPTETEEIKRFVLETILNAGGKPCPPVVVGVGIGGSFDKAARLAKSALLEDMDKMNEFEKDILVDINSLGIGPMGLGGDTTALAVHVKKAFCHTASLPVAVNIQCWANRHASAVLGGDE; translated from the coding sequence TTGTCAGATATTTCCCATAATGATGTTGTTAGTGCCACCGTAGACATATTGAAAAGTGCCGAAACCGTCCTCCCGGAAGACGTTGTGAACTCCCTGAAAGCTGCAAAGCAAAATGAATCCTCATCTGTTGCAAAGGCACAGCTTGAAGCCATACTTAAAAACATTGAGATCGCCGGCAAAAGCGGAATACCCATGTGCCAGGATACGGGCATACTCATCTTTTTTGTTGAGATAGGCAGAGAGATCAGACTTGATTTCGATCTGGAGGATGCTATCATCGAAGGTGTCAGACAGGCAACCGAATCCATACCCTTACGCCCGAATGCCGTGCACCCCCTCACCCGCAATAACAAAGGCGATAACGTAGGGGATGGAATTCCCGATATCAAATACGATTTCGTGGAAGGAGACAGGATCAGGATTACCGTGGCCCCAAAGGGTGCGGGTTCGGAGAACATGAGTGCCCTGAAGATGTTCAATCCAACGGAAACTGAGGAGATTAAACGATTTGTTCTCGAAACCATCCTGAATGCCGGTGGTAAGCCATGTCCGCCGGTTGTTGTCGGCGTGGGTATCGGAGGTTCATTTGATAAGGCAGCAAGGCTTGCAAAATCAGCCCTGCTGGAAGATATGGATAAAATGAACGAATTTGAAAAAGATATCCTTGTAGATATCAATTCCCTTGGCATCGGACCCATGGGACTCGGAGGAGATACAACCGCCCTTGCAGTACATGTCAAGAAGGCCTTCTGCCATACAGCCTCCCTTCCTGTTGCGGTGAACATACAATGCTGGGCCAACAGGCATGCATCCGCCGTACTTGGAGGTGATGAGTAA
- a CDS encoding zinc ribbon domain-containing protein has product MNSDKFYCTECGAENEVNSKYCRMCGTHLYATSTKKPGNVWYLLPIIFNIIGGIIAYFAIRNKNRQMAKNLLQIGLLIFVLVFGYIIFYPYPDTILMNVQTPSLVQSDQEFDIVVSIMNNGTEPQILGSIVIPDEYLEGIAIISSDPQFKQTSSTFGEEYHHYDIDIPAGKEQIITFKAIGINAGVFSARVWADTAGYPGMDVRTVVSNSNVSTNSSEELDITVV; this is encoded by the coding sequence ATGAATTCTGATAAGTTTTATTGTACTGAATGTGGTGCTGAAAATGAGGTCAATAGTAAATACTGCAGGATGTGTGGCACACACCTTTACGCTACTTCAACAAAAAAGCCAGGTAATGTCTGGTATCTGCTTCCAATAATCTTCAATATTATTGGAGGAATTATTGCTTATTTTGCAATAAGGAATAAGAATAGACAGATGGCAAAAAACCTGCTGCAAATTGGATTATTGATTTTTGTGCTTGTTTTTGGATATATTATTTTTTATCCTTATCCTGACACAATTTTAATGAATGTGCAAACTCCATCATTGGTTCAAAGTGATCAGGAATTCGATATAGTTGTTAGTATAATGAATAACGGCACTGAACCCCAAATACTAGGGTCTATTGTAATTCCGGATGAATATCTGGAGGGTATAGCAATAATCTCTTCAGATCCTCAATTTAAACAGACCTCCAGTACTTTCGGTGAAGAATATCATCACTATGATATTGATATTCCAGCAGGCAAAGAACAAATAATTACTTTCAAAGCAATAGGAATAAATGCTGGAGTTTTTTCGGCCCGTGTATGGGCTGATACTGCCGGTTATCCGGGGATGGACGTTCGTACGGTTGTGAGTAATTCAAATGTATCCACAAATTCGTCTGAAGAATTGGACATTACTGTAGTTTGA
- a CDS encoding winged helix-turn-helix domain-containing protein, with protein sequence MALKKTQIVYGANLNSTIANKYLTRLEDKELIEQKGNIFITTDKGRVYKDLASELDVR encoded by the coding sequence ATGGCGCTAAAAAAGACACAGATCGTTTATGGAGCGAACTTAAATTCAACAATAGCAAACAAATATCTTACAAGGCTGGAGGATAAAGAGCTTATAGAACAGAAAGGTAACATCTTCATTACCACCGACAAAGGCCGGGTCTATAAAGATCTTGCCAGCGAACTGGATGTTCGCTAG